Proteins encoded together in one Altererythrobacter epoxidivorans window:
- a CDS encoding FAD-dependent oxidoreductase produces MTKPVLVVGGGPAGLAAAHSLAIAGQQVVVVDKADRLGGAPILSGYAKLAPTFEWATDAIGPMVDRVVNHPAVTVHTDTTVSEFSGELGNFTATLSNGQSVECSSAMLCTGFTHFDSINKPEWGFGTFPDVVTTTQVEQMISSGKGIRRPSNGEPPKRVAILLCVGSRDRQIGREWCSKICCTVSAKMGMEIREELPDCHVYIYYMDIRTFGLYEEIYWKSQEEHKVKYIKARIAEVTSDGDKVIVKGEDTLVKRPITIPFDMVVHAIGMDPNVDNMLLSSIFGVELHHWGYIKRQNNYGVVGATNRDGVFVAGAATGPETIDDSIAQGTAAAMSLLASLGPHLEAAE; encoded by the coding sequence ATGACGAAACCCGTCCTCGTAGTGGGTGGAGGGCCCGCAGGACTTGCCGCCGCTCATTCGCTGGCCATCGCCGGGCAGCAGGTGGTGGTTGTCGACAAGGCGGACCGCCTGGGCGGCGCGCCGATCCTTTCGGGATATGCGAAGCTTGCCCCCACCTTCGAATGGGCGACTGACGCCATCGGGCCAATGGTCGATCGCGTGGTGAACCACCCTGCGGTGACAGTTCATACCGATACGACGGTAAGCGAGTTTTCCGGCGAGCTCGGCAATTTCACCGCCACGCTTTCGAACGGGCAGAGCGTCGAATGTTCGTCGGCCATGCTGTGCACCGGCTTCACCCACTTCGATAGCATCAACAAGCCGGAATGGGGCTTCGGCACTTTCCCTGACGTGGTTACCACGACGCAGGTCGAACAGATGATCTCCAGCGGCAAAGGCATTCGTCGCCCGTCCAATGGCGAGCCGCCCAAGCGCGTCGCCATCCTGCTGTGCGTCGGTAGCCGCGACCGCCAGATCGGGCGTGAATGGTGCTCCAAGATCTGCTGCACCGTCTCTGCCAAGATGGGCATGGAAATCCGCGAGGAACTGCCGGATTGCCACGTATACATCTACTACATGGATATCCGGACCTTCGGCCTTTACGAGGAAATCTACTGGAAGAGCCAGGAAGAGCATAAGGTAAAATACATCAAGGCGCGTATCGCCGAGGTGACGAGCGACGGTGACAAGGTCATCGTCAAGGGCGAGGACACGCTGGTCAAACGCCCGATCACCATCCCCTTCGACATGGTCGTCCACGCAATCGGCATGGATCCGAACGTCGACAACATGCTGCTTTCCAGCATCTTCGGCGTCGAACTGCATCACTGGGGCTATATCAAGCGGCAGAACAATTACGGCGTCGTCGGCGCCACCAACCGCGACGGCGTGTTCGTTGCAGGCGCCGCGACCGGCCCTGAAACGATCGACGATTCCATCGCGCAAGGGACTGCGGCCGCCATGTCATTGCTGGCATCGCTCGGTCCGCATCTGGAGGCAGCCGAGTAA
- a CDS encoding 4Fe-4S dicluster domain-containing protein has product MDAAHTSTRVQEYIGDPIEGTQEVDRGTLEEIFGDIQSDLRFDHELNGCLNCGICTATCPAAHYYDFSPREIVQLLWTENLEGIYDAMQEKIWSCAQCYTCAARCPFGNSPGGLVMLMRETAIKHGMESAKSVLRPFSRVMLKLISTGNQLSPDMINPDHFGDWGPNISKIDAPLQILRRAIPMPTLNTIKTAWETNLKTSVELYTIWEESGVLDQLETIDENLFDVIEDIMDEKRDEWDDFLEEQEDEDDDD; this is encoded by the coding sequence ATGGATGCAGCTCACACTTCGACCCGCGTCCAGGAATACATCGGTGACCCGATTGAGGGTACGCAGGAAGTCGACCGTGGTACGCTGGAAGAAATCTTCGGCGACATCCAGTCCGACCTGCGCTTCGACCACGAGCTCAATGGCTGCCTGAACTGCGGCATTTGCACGGCGACCTGCCCCGCCGCCCATTATTACGATTTCAGCCCGCGCGAGATCGTCCAGCTTCTCTGGACCGAAAATCTCGAGGGTATTTATGACGCGATGCAGGAAAAGATCTGGTCCTGCGCGCAATGCTATACCTGTGCTGCCCGCTGCCCCTTCGGAAATTCGCCCGGCGGCCTTGTCATGCTCATGCGTGAGACCGCCATCAAGCACGGGATGGAGAGCGCAAAAAGTGTCCTCCGCCCCTTCAGCCGCGTGATGCTGAAACTGATCTCTACCGGCAACCAGCTGTCGCCGGACATGATCAACCCCGATCATTTCGGTGACTGGGGTCCAAATATCTCGAAGATCGATGCGCCGCTCCAGATCCTTCGTCGCGCGATCCCGATGCCCACGCTGAACACGATCAAGACCGCGTGGGAAACCAATCTCAAGACCTCTGTCGAACTCTACACCATTTGGGAAGAGAGCGGCGTTCTCGACCAGCTCGAAACCATCGATGAAAACCTCTTCGACGTGATCGAAGACATCATGGACGAGAAGCGGGACGAATGGGACGACTTCCTCGAAGAGCAGGAAGACGAAGACGACGACGATTAA
- a CDS encoding glycine cleavage system protein H has protein sequence MPNVRGCHLPDELLYDVDNHIWVSEEGDGNIKIGMTMVATALAGELVAFTPKKPGKAIKPGKSCAIVESGKWVGPAKTLAGGEIVAVNEALVAQPNLANADPYANWMVILAPEDWADAKAQLTPGTEVAGPYEAKMAEDGFEGCG, from the coding sequence ATGCCAAACGTACGTGGATGCCACCTTCCCGACGAACTTCTTTATGACGTCGACAACCACATCTGGGTGTCGGAAGAAGGCGACGGCAATATCAAGATCGGCATGACGATGGTTGCAACGGCGCTTGCCGGTGAACTAGTCGCCTTCACGCCGAAGAAGCCGGGCAAGGCGATCAAGCCGGGGAAAAGCTGCGCCATCGTCGAGAGCGGGAAGTGGGTTGGCCCAGCCAAAACGCTGGCCGGAGGAGAGATCGTTGCCGTCAATGAAGCACTTGTTGCGCAGCCGAACCTTGCAAATGCCGACCCATATGCCAATTGGATGGTGATTTTGGCGCCGGAGGACTGGGCTGACGCGAAAGCGCAGCTTACCCCGGGTACCGAAGTTGCCGGGCCTTACGAGGCCAAGATGGCGGAAGATGGTTTCGAAGGCTGCGGCTAA
- a CDS encoding ArsR/SmtB family transcription factor, translated as MDLPLDQMQANAARATSLLKSMANESRLMILCQLSEKEMTVGELTEKVPLSQSALSQHLGILRREKLVKTRRQSQFVWYSLASGDARSLIGSLYEIFCANCDPDKQDCD; from the coding sequence GTGGACCTGCCCCTGGATCAAATGCAGGCGAATGCGGCGCGCGCAACGTCACTGCTCAAATCCATGGCGAATGAATCTCGACTGATGATTCTATGCCAGCTCTCCGAAAAGGAAATGACCGTCGGCGAACTGACCGAAAAGGTCCCGCTTTCGCAATCGGCCCTCTCGCAGCACCTCGGCATCCTGCGCCGCGAGAAGCTGGTGAAAACCCGCCGGCAGTCGCAATTTGTCTGGTATTCGCTCGCAAGTGGCGATGCGCGTTCGCTGATCGGTTCGCTCTACGAAATCTTCTGCGCCAATTGCGACCCCGACAAGCAGGATTGCGACTGA
- a CDS encoding SulP family inorganic anion transporter yields the protein MTQSDTGVADSGRKHRRPLVNLGGLSRFFPILGWGREYNSSILTSDLVAALIVTIMLIPQSLAYALLAGLPPVVGLYASILPLIAYAVFGTSRTLSVGPVAVVSLMTAAAAGNIAVAGSPEYLAAAIALALLSGLILLAMGLFRLGFLANLLSHPVVSGFITASGIIIAASQLKHILGIPSGGDNLIEIARALFAHIGETNPYTLAIGIAAMAFLFWVRKGAKPLLARMGLGARMADLLAKAGPVLAIIATTAAVTVFGLADKGVKTVGEIPVGLPPIALPAFTPALWSDLLVGAIFISIIGFVESVSVAQTLAAKRRQNIAPDQELVALGASNVASAVSGGFPVTGGFSRSVVNFDAGAETPAAGAFTAIGIGIASLFLTPLLFFLPLATLSATIIVAVLSLVDLRKPLELWSYSKRDFIAITATILVTLVDGVETGVLTGVALSLALFVWHSSRPHAAIVGQVPGTEHFRNVRRHAVLTVPHLLTIRVDETLTYLNSRWLEEFVLAEVARRPDLKDLVLMCSAVNGIDASGLEVLESLNRRLADAHVRLHLSEVKGPVMDRLERSHLLHDLSGKVYLSQYDAFEELAGPAAETAIASVPDIGTEREEARL from the coding sequence GTGACACAGAGCGACACAGGCGTAGCAGATAGCGGTAGAAAGCATCGCAGGCCGCTCGTAAATCTGGGCGGCCTGTCGCGCTTCTTTCCCATCCTCGGATGGGGCAGGGAATACAACTCCAGCATACTGACAAGCGATCTCGTCGCCGCATTGATCGTGACGATCATGCTGATCCCGCAAAGCCTGGCCTATGCCCTTCTGGCAGGTCTTCCGCCGGTTGTCGGACTTTACGCGTCGATCCTGCCGCTGATCGCCTATGCGGTATTCGGGACCAGTCGCACGCTGTCGGTAGGGCCGGTTGCGGTGGTGTCGCTGATGACAGCAGCGGCGGCGGGGAACATCGCTGTCGCGGGTTCGCCGGAGTACCTTGCCGCTGCGATCGCGCTGGCGCTTCTGTCTGGCCTGATCCTTCTTGCGATGGGCCTATTCCGCCTCGGTTTCCTTGCGAACTTGCTGTCGCACCCGGTGGTCAGCGGTTTCATCACCGCGAGCGGGATCATTATCGCCGCTAGCCAGCTCAAGCACATCCTCGGCATCCCTTCAGGCGGCGACAATTTGATCGAGATCGCCCGCGCACTGTTCGCGCATATCGGAGAAACCAACCCCTACACACTGGCTATCGGCATAGCAGCTATGGCTTTCCTGTTCTGGGTCCGGAAGGGGGCAAAACCTCTGCTGGCCAGGATGGGGCTCGGTGCGCGCATGGCGGACCTGCTGGCAAAGGCCGGCCCGGTCCTGGCGATCATCGCGACGACCGCCGCCGTTACCGTTTTCGGCCTGGCCGACAAGGGCGTGAAGACCGTGGGAGAGATCCCAGTCGGCCTGCCGCCGATCGCCCTTCCGGCGTTCACCCCGGCATTGTGGTCGGACCTTCTGGTTGGGGCGATCTTCATTTCCATCATCGGTTTCGTAGAGTCGGTTTCGGTTGCCCAGACGCTGGCTGCGAAACGGCGCCAGAACATCGCGCCAGACCAGGAACTGGTCGCTCTCGGCGCTTCGAATGTTGCTTCTGCCGTGTCGGGCGGGTTTCCGGTGACGGGCGGTTTCTCGCGCTCGGTCGTCAATTTCGATGCGGGGGCCGAGACTCCGGCTGCTGGCGCATTCACCGCGATCGGGATCGGCATCGCCTCGCTTTTCCTGACGCCGCTGCTGTTTTTCCTGCCGCTCGCAACGCTTTCTGCAACCATTATCGTCGCGGTGCTTAGCCTGGTCGATCTGCGCAAGCCGCTGGAACTGTGGTCCTATTCCAAGCGTGACTTCATCGCGATCACCGCGACGATCCTGGTTACGCTGGTGGATGGGGTGGAGACCGGTGTGCTGACCGGCGTCGCGCTGAGCCTGGCGTTGTTCGTCTGGCACTCTTCGCGGCCACATGCGGCAATCGTGGGGCAGGTTCCAGGAACCGAGCATTTTCGCAATGTGCGGAGGCACGCTGTGCTGACGGTCCCGCATCTTCTGACCATCCGCGTCGATGAAACGCTGACCTATCTCAACTCGCGCTGGCTGGAGGAATTCGTCCTTGCCGAAGTTGCACGGCGCCCTGACCTGAAAGATCTCGTGCTGATGTGTTCGGCTGTGAACGGGATCGATGCTTCGGGGCTTGAGGTGCTGGAATCGCTCAACCGCCGCCTCGCCGATGCGCATGTTCGCCTGCACCTGTCGGAGGTGAAGGGACCAGTGATGGACCGGCTGGAGCGTTCGCACCTGCTGCACGACCTGTCGGGCAAGGTTTACCTGTCGCAATATGACGCGTTCGAGGAACTCGCCGGACCTGCCGCCGAGACTGCCATTGCGTCGGTGCCCGATATCGGCACGGAAAGGGAGGAGGCTCGGCTGTGA
- a CDS encoding CoB--CoM heterodisulfide reductase iron-sulfur subunit B family protein, producing the protein MQDNRKERYKKVAYYPGCALEGTGQPYDISTRAVGKKLGLQLEDVKDWNCCGAMEVKNIDPEIQTYLSSRVMSQAKHKNKADVVMAPCNGCYHNLKKAEYDIANKPKSKETVEKISAKAGHEAYHEGEIETIHALDWIKFGFGEEELKAKIKGGLKGLKVANYYGCMYTRPRHIFPEKDKGGDSESTKNPHYMDDLLAVAGAECVDFPLKTACCGGAHTLSDSDMSTKLVLNILEAAEASGAEVIATECPTCHSGLEMHQIRALKRLSKDTNVKIVYFTQLLGLAMGLSPRKLGIHANVSQSIPFLKERGIA; encoded by the coding sequence ATGCAGGACAACCGTAAAGAGCGTTACAAGAAGGTCGCCTACTACCCGGGTTGCGCGCTCGAGGGGACAGGCCAGCCCTACGATATTTCCACGCGCGCCGTGGGCAAGAAGCTGGGCCTGCAGCTGGAAGACGTAAAGGACTGGAACTGCTGCGGCGCGATGGAGGTCAAGAACATCGACCCCGAGATCCAGACCTACCTGTCGAGCCGGGTGATGAGCCAGGCCAAGCACAAGAACAAGGCCGATGTGGTGATGGCCCCGTGCAACGGCTGCTATCACAATCTCAAGAAGGCCGAGTACGATATCGCCAACAAGCCGAAGTCGAAGGAAACGGTCGAGAAGATTTCGGCCAAGGCCGGGCACGAGGCCTATCACGAAGGCGAGATCGAGACGATCCACGCGCTCGACTGGATCAAGTTCGGCTTTGGCGAAGAAGAGCTGAAAGCCAAGATCAAGGGCGGACTGAAGGGCCTGAAGGTCGCCAATTATTATGGCTGCATGTACACCCGCCCGCGCCACATCTTCCCCGAGAAGGACAAGGGCGGCGACAGCGAAAGCACCAAGAACCCGCATTACATGGATGACCTGCTCGCCGTGGCAGGTGCCGAATGCGTCGACTTCCCGCTCAAGACCGCCTGCTGCGGCGGCGCGCACACATTGTCGGACAGCGACATGTCGACCAAGCTGGTGCTCAATATTCTCGAAGCGGCCGAAGCTTCGGGCGCTGAAGTGATCGCCACCGAATGCCCGACCTGCCATTCGGGTCTCGAGATGCACCAGATCCGTGCATTGAAGCGCCTGTCGAAGGATACGAACGTGAAGATCGTCTACTTCACCCAGCTCCTCGGCCTTGCGATGGGCCTCAGCCCGCGCAAGCTCGGCATCCATGCCAATGTCTCGCAGTCGATCCCATTCCTCAAAGAACGCGGGATCGCCTGA
- a CDS encoding glutamine amidotransferase-related protein, with the protein MKQLTVIQHTSADYLGLIEDHLEGRRIRFHYHRPFTEAGKVPPFEQIGDGLILLGGGPWGSAGERDVPTLADEIALARNAFMHGLPIIGIGLGAQIIALACDGSVEAGPLEFTLRTATRCEDDALCGFMPETYLNPVYMRDRPVPPDYARIISRDEAGRAAAFQIGENIFGFTGHPGFKRAMAEDLIMEFEEGPENPGANLDALGNAKHAVADALVPIMTGLVMATKLMETKDS; encoded by the coding sequence GTGAAGCAACTCACCGTCATCCAGCACACATCGGCGGACTATCTCGGACTGATCGAGGATCACCTTGAAGGCAGGCGCATCCGTTTCCACTATCATCGCCCGTTTACCGAAGCAGGCAAGGTCCCGCCTTTCGAACAGATCGGCGACGGGCTGATCCTGCTTGGCGGTGGCCCCTGGGGTAGCGCCGGGGAACGCGACGTCCCTACCCTCGCCGACGAAATCGCCCTTGCCCGAAATGCTTTCATGCACGGTCTTCCGATCATCGGCATCGGGCTTGGCGCGCAGATCATCGCTCTTGCCTGTGACGGGTCGGTTGAGGCTGGTCCGCTCGAATTCACCCTGCGCACGGCGACCCGCTGCGAGGACGATGCCCTCTGCGGCTTCATGCCCGAAACTTACCTCAACCCGGTGTACATGCGCGATCGGCCGGTGCCGCCGGACTACGCCAGGATCATCTCGCGCGACGAGGCCGGACGCGCTGCCGCGTTCCAGATCGGTGAGAATATTTTCGGTTTCACCGGCCATCCCGGTTTCAAGCGCGCCATGGCCGAGGACCTGATCATGGAATTCGAGGAAGGCCCCGAAAATCCGGGAGCGAATCTCGACGCGCTGGGCAATGCCAAGCACGCCGTTGCCGATGCGCTGGTACCGATCATGACAGGGCTGGTGATGGCTACCAAGCTTATGGAAACAAAGGATTCATAG
- a CDS encoding TIGR01244 family sulfur transferase produces the protein MDRKTISEKLSVSGQIRPADVAALGEAGVKTIICNRPDGESPDQPCADEIRAEAEKHGIAFHHNPITPDNVSPEAVAEQGKILRDCGGEAFAYCGSGKRATVLWALSNPEGKSEDERLKCAAAAGYDLEPLRHRL, from the coding sequence ATGGATCGCAAGACGATTAGTGAAAAACTGAGTGTTTCCGGACAGATAAGGCCTGCTGACGTTGCCGCTCTTGGCGAGGCAGGGGTCAAGACGATCATCTGCAACAGGCCCGACGGCGAAAGCCCCGACCAGCCTTGCGCGGACGAGATCCGTGCGGAAGCGGAAAAGCATGGGATTGCCTTTCACCACAACCCGATTACGCCCGACAATGTCTCACCCGAGGCGGTTGCGGAGCAGGGCAAGATTCTGCGCGATTGCGGCGGTGAAGCCTTCGCATATTGCGGCTCGGGCAAGCGGGCGACGGTGCTCTGGGCGCTATCTAATCCCGAGGGCAAATCGGAAGACGAGCGGCTGAAATGCGCCGCTGCTGCGGGTTACGACCTGGAGCCTCTGCGCCATCGTCTCTGA
- a CDS encoding heterodisulfide reductase-related iron-sulfur binding cluster, translating into MTNPTGNDGERFTGHGAEWRDSNLSPAEAMQATSWVEQKIDKRSMLTNKDRVHDIRDVMWQLEKEGEIVVHRVEDQHAPRIAKTLYGWEKKIPTRQLWHHKSCGQCGNIPGYPTALLWMMNEMDIPYLDETDQTSCTAWNYHGSGIGNIVSLAAVFLRNFHQAYVAAKAEGLPEGYYYPLVHCGTSFGNYKEVREYLLLSSSLREKVKAILGKLDRLVDGKLLIPEEIVHYSEWVHVMRQDIANRQQFDVSGVRATIHPACHVYKMIPQDVIYDDDVLDGNRVAVSTGVVQSLGAQVIDYSTWYDCCGFGFRHIISEREFTRSFAIDRKIKIAVDEAKADVMIGHDTGCITTLDKNQWIAKADERNEGKDYSLPVIADIQFAALACGAHPYKIVQSHWHASPMERLFEKMGIDWEARKAEFEQYLEQVKAGKQENLYDPRRRITGGPGYIPPEKRMQIGAQ; encoded by the coding sequence ATGACCAACCCTACCGGAAATGATGGCGAACGCTTTACCGGCCACGGTGCCGAATGGCGCGATTCAAACCTGTCGCCGGCCGAAGCGATGCAGGCGACGAGCTGGGTCGAACAGAAGATCGACAAGCGGTCGATGCTGACCAACAAGGATCGCGTTCACGACATTCGCGACGTCATGTGGCAGCTCGAAAAGGAAGGCGAGATCGTCGTCCACCGGGTCGAAGACCAGCACGCGCCGCGCATCGCGAAAACGCTCTACGGCTGGGAGAAGAAGATCCCGACCCGCCAGCTGTGGCACCACAAGAGCTGCGGCCAGTGCGGCAACATTCCGGGCTATCCCACGGCGCTGCTGTGGATGATGAACGAGATGGACATCCCCTATCTCGACGAGACCGACCAGACCAGCTGCACCGCGTGGAATTACCACGGTTCGGGCATCGGCAACATCGTCAGCCTGGCCGCCGTTTTCCTGCGCAACTTCCACCAGGCATACGTCGCGGCAAAGGCAGAGGGACTGCCTGAGGGGTATTACTATCCGCTCGTCCACTGCGGCACTTCCTTCGGCAATTATAAGGAGGTACGCGAGTATCTTCTGTTGTCATCGAGCCTGCGCGAGAAGGTCAAGGCGATCCTCGGCAAGCTCGACCGGCTGGTCGACGGCAAGCTGCTGATTCCTGAAGAAATCGTCCACTATTCCGAGTGGGTCCATGTCATGCGGCAGGACATCGCCAACCGGCAGCAGTTCGACGTATCGGGCGTGCGCGCAACGATCCACCCGGCCTGCCACGTTTACAAGATGATCCCGCAGGACGTCATCTATGACGACGACGTACTCGACGGAAACCGCGTCGCCGTCTCGACCGGCGTGGTCCAGTCGCTGGGTGCGCAGGTGATCGATTATTCGACCTGGTACGATTGCTGCGGCTTCGGCTTCCGCCACATCATTTCGGAGCGCGAATTCACCCGCAGCTTCGCCATCGACCGCAAGATCAAGATCGCGGTGGACGAAGCAAAGGCCGACGTCATGATCGGCCACGACACGGGCTGCATCACCACGCTCGACAAGAACCAGTGGATCGCCAAGGCGGACGAACGCAACGAAGGCAAGGACTATTCCCTGCCGGTCATCGCCGACATCCAGTTCGCCGCCCTCGCCTGCGGTGCCCATCCCTACAAGATCGTGCAATCGCACTGGCACGCTTCGCCGATGGAACGCTTGTTCGAAAAGATGGGCATCGACTGGGAAGCCCGCAAAGCCGAGTTCGAGCAGTATCTCGAACAGGTGAAGGCCGGGAAACAGGAAAATCTCTACGATCCGCGTCGCCGCATCACCGGAGGCCCGGGTTACATTCCGCCTGAAAAACGCATGCAGATAGGGGCGCAATAA
- a CDS encoding 4Fe-4S dicluster domain-containing protein: MPIHEKSLIRPENLSTHENLVIDGIDVSGDWSTFIRSRVVNDYNEDLQDEIAALPGGEYIHRCWQCGSCTNSCTVNAENPDFNPRYWIYLIRMGMESELLRDKDIIWQCVSCNKCTSACPRDVVPEGVMKATAHWLEMKGHTPKSPSLIFDEIFTDQIIEHGKIEDGQVLVEFMKKTDQPLFQDWFVEMVKNMVKGFPVFALMKMGWSAVFHPKTSDWSKASAAIKEHIEEEKAKQHQALGLEAAE, translated from the coding sequence ATGCCCATCCACGAAAAGAGCCTGATCCGTCCGGAAAACCTTTCGACCCACGAGAACCTGGTGATCGACGGCATCGACGTTTCGGGCGACTGGTCGACCTTCATCCGCAGCCGCGTCGTCAACGACTACAACGAAGATTTGCAGGACGAGATCGCCGCCCTGCCCGGCGGCGAGTACATCCACCGCTGCTGGCAGTGCGGATCGTGCACCAACAGCTGCACGGTGAACGCCGAAAATCCCGACTTCAACCCGCGCTACTGGATCTACCTGATCCGCATGGGGATGGAGAGCGAGCTTCTGCGCGACAAGGACATCATCTGGCAGTGCGTCAGCTGCAACAAGTGCACCAGCGCCTGTCCGCGCGACGTCGTGCCCGAAGGAGTAATGAAGGCGACCGCGCACTGGCTGGAAATGAAGGGGCATACGCCCAAGTCGCCGTCGCTCATCTTCGACGAGATCTTCACCGACCAGATCATCGAGCATGGCAAGATCGAGGACGGCCAGGTCCTCGTCGAATTCATGAAGAAGACCGACCAGCCGCTGTTCCAGGACTGGTTCGTCGAAATGGTCAAGAACATGGTCAAGGGCTTCCCGGTCTTCGCGCTGATGAAGATGGGCTGGTCTGCCGTCTTCCACCCGAAGACGAGCGACTGGTCGAAGGCGAGCGCCGCGATCAAGGAACACATCGAGGAAGAAAAGGCCAAGCAGCACCAGGCGCTGGGCCTCGAAGCCGCGGAATAG
- a CDS encoding YgaP family membrane protein, producing MGKNMGTLDRTLRIIVALVLAYLAYTGALAGGLATGAYIVAAVFLLTSLIGFCPLYRVIGVNTCGKG from the coding sequence ATGGGTAAGAACATGGGAACACTGGATCGCACGCTCCGTATCATCGTGGCGCTGGTACTCGCTTATCTCGCCTATACCGGCGCGCTCGCAGGAGGACTGGCGACCGGTGCCTACATCGTGGCTGCCGTATTCCTCCTCACCAGTCTGATCGGCTTCTGCCCGCTTTACCGAGTGATCGGTGTCAACACCTGCGGCAAGGGCTGA
- a CDS encoding lipoate--protein ligase family protein has product MAAQFRVVDTGVRTGRQNIALDRALIEARIAGEIGDTIRFIEFEPCALIGRHQDLAQELNLEACRQRGVQTVRRMTGGGAIYMDRGQLGWALVCDRRVFGKVTLPDITEKICTAIAAGLSKLGVDARFRPRNDIEIEGRKVSGTGGFFDGNILIFQGTVILDIDPAAMMAVLNVPQAKLEKRQLADAGARVTSLKAELGEMPDLAGVKAALLEGLAEVLDIETIAGELTAHEQALADEAYDDEIGTEEFVSEICDPAREAGVMVGQNRARNLTAYLRVDGQRDRRIREVLFVGDVFVTPPRALLDLESQLRGSDLDDVAGKVDAFFADPAISMLGLAPPDFADAVHDAMQVPA; this is encoded by the coding sequence ATGGCGGCGCAGTTCAGGGTCGTCGACACCGGCGTTCGGACGGGTCGCCAGAACATCGCGCTCGACCGCGCCCTGATCGAGGCGCGCATCGCGGGCGAGATTGGCGACACGATTCGCTTCATCGAATTCGAACCATGCGCACTGATCGGTCGACACCAGGATCTGGCGCAGGAACTCAATCTCGAAGCGTGCCGCCAACGCGGCGTACAGACGGTTCGCCGCATGACCGGCGGCGGTGCAATCTATATGGACCGCGGCCAGCTTGGCTGGGCGCTCGTTTGCGACCGCCGCGTCTTCGGGAAAGTCACCCTGCCCGACATTACCGAGAAGATCTGCACAGCGATCGCCGCGGGACTGTCGAAACTGGGCGTCGATGCTCGCTTTCGCCCGCGTAACGATATCGAGATCGAGGGACGCAAGGTTTCAGGTACCGGAGGGTTCTTCGACGGCAATATCCTGATTTTCCAGGGGACCGTGATCCTCGACATCGATCCTGCCGCGATGATGGCGGTGCTGAACGTTCCGCAGGCAAAGCTCGAAAAGCGGCAACTCGCCGATGCGGGTGCGCGGGTCACATCGTTGAAGGCGGAGCTCGGCGAGATGCCCGATCTCGCTGGCGTGAAGGCGGCTCTGCTCGAAGGCCTGGCGGAAGTCCTCGATATCGAAACCATTGCCGGCGAACTCACCGCGCACGAGCAGGCGCTGGCCGACGAAGCCTATGACGACGAAATCGGGACCGAAGAGTTCGTGTCCGAAATCTGCGATCCCGCGCGTGAAGCAGGTGTCATGGTCGGTCAGAACCGGGCCCGCAACCTGACCGCATACCTTCGTGTCGACGGCCAGCGCGACCGCCGGATTCGTGAAGTGCTGTTCGTGGGCGATGTGTTCGTCACGCCGCCGCGCGCACTGCTCGACCTGGAATCGCAGCTGCGCGGGTCCGACCTCGATGATGTGGCGGGCAAGGTCGATGCCTTCTTCGCCGATCCCGCGATCTCGATGCTGGGCCTCGCACCACCCGATTTCGCCGACGCGGTGCACGATGCGATGCAAGTGCCGGCGTGA
- a CDS encoding DsrE/DsrF/DrsH-like family protein — translation MAEKLVIIMANTDPSNGEELGAPIFQATVAAAMEYEVEVICTATSGKLMKKGVAEKLVVKEGSPKTVYDFIKDAHEAGAKFFCCSPNLDLFDMGKDDLIPECSDIVGGAYLIEQVMEDDDVRVLTY, via the coding sequence ATGGCGGAAAAGCTGGTCATCATCATGGCGAATACCGACCCCAGCAATGGCGAGGAACTGGGTGCGCCCATCTTCCAGGCCACGGTCGCGGCCGCGATGGAATACGAAGTCGAAGTGATCTGCACCGCCACCTCCGGCAAGCTCATGAAAAAGGGCGTCGCCGAAAAGCTGGTCGTGAAGGAAGGCTCGCCCAAAACCGTCTATGATTTCATCAAGGACGCGCACGAGGCCGGAGCCAAATTCTTCTGCTGCTCGCCGAATCTCGACCTGTTCGACATGGGCAAGGACGACCTGATCCCCGAATGCTCGGATATTGTCGGTGGGGCCTATCTCATCGAACAGGTCATGGAAGACGACGACGTCCGCGTCCTGACATATTGA